The following are from one region of the Streptomyces rubrogriseus genome:
- a CDS encoding SulP family inorganic anion transporter: MSLIAGQNRRFPHWRQDLTASLVVFLVALPLCVGVAVASGVPAELGLVTGIVGGLVTGFLPGSSLQVSGPAAGLTVLVFGAVDQYGLPALGVIVLATGIVQLVMGALKLGRWFRAISLSVVEGMLAGIGLVLIAGQLYSAAGLEAPASGIDKLTGLPGAAADALGSTGALTSLALGAGTVAVMVLWKRLPKRARTVPGALAAVGLATAVTAAFGLSVATVEVSGLLDVIQPPGADAFGELASVGLLGTIVAFTLIASAESLFSAAAVDRLHDGPRTQYDKELMAQGAGNTVCGVLGALPMTAVIVRSSANVAAGARTKASRVLHGVWLLLFTALLPSVLGLIPLPALAGILVHAGWKLIPFRSILPLWRDHRGEALILVVTAVSIVAVNMFEGVLIGLALSVVKTAWEASHLGLEIVDKGAGPVQAHLSGNATFLRLPKILESLEALPQDRPVELDLSGLHHLDHACRTALENWAERHSAAGTDPVKVTEPERAGV, encoded by the coding sequence ATGTCCCTCATAGCCGGTCAGAACCGGAGGTTCCCGCACTGGCGGCAGGACCTCACCGCGTCCCTCGTCGTGTTCCTGGTCGCGCTCCCGCTGTGCGTGGGCGTGGCCGTCGCCTCCGGCGTCCCGGCCGAACTCGGCCTGGTCACCGGCATCGTGGGCGGTCTGGTCACCGGGTTCCTGCCGGGCAGCAGCCTCCAGGTCTCCGGCCCGGCCGCCGGGCTGACCGTGCTGGTCTTCGGCGCGGTCGACCAGTACGGACTGCCCGCGCTCGGCGTGATCGTGCTCGCCACCGGGATCGTCCAGCTCGTGATGGGCGCCCTGAAGCTGGGGCGCTGGTTCCGGGCGATCTCCCTGTCGGTCGTCGAGGGCATGCTGGCCGGCATCGGCCTGGTGCTCATCGCCGGTCAGCTCTACTCGGCCGCCGGTCTCGAGGCGCCCGCCTCCGGCATCGACAAGCTCACCGGGCTGCCCGGGGCCGCCGCCGACGCGCTGGGCAGCACCGGGGCGCTGACCTCGCTCGCCCTGGGCGCGGGCACCGTCGCGGTGATGGTGCTGTGGAAGCGGCTGCCGAAGCGGGCGCGGACCGTGCCGGGGGCGCTGGCCGCGGTCGGTCTGGCCACCGCGGTCACGGCGGCGTTCGGACTGTCGGTCGCGACCGTCGAGGTGAGCGGCCTGCTGGACGTGATCCAGCCGCCCGGCGCCGACGCGTTCGGCGAGCTGGCGAGCGTGGGCCTGCTCGGCACGATCGTGGCCTTCACGCTGATCGCCTCGGCGGAGAGCCTGTTCAGCGCCGCGGCGGTGGACCGGCTGCACGACGGGCCGCGCACCCAGTACGACAAGGAGCTGATGGCGCAGGGCGCGGGCAACACCGTGTGCGGCGTGCTCGGCGCGCTGCCGATGACCGCGGTCATCGTGCGCAGTTCCGCCAACGTCGCCGCGGGCGCCCGCACCAAGGCGTCCCGGGTGCTGCACGGCGTGTGGCTGCTGCTGTTCACGGCGCTGCTGCCGTCCGTGCTGGGCCTGATCCCGCTGCCCGCGCTGGCGGGCATCCTGGTGCACGCGGGCTGGAAGCTGATCCCGTTCCGCAGCATCCTGCCGCTGTGGCGCGACCACCGGGGCGAGGCGCTGATCCTGGTGGTCACGGCCGTCTCGATCGTCGCGGTCAACATGTTCGAGGGCGTGCTGATCGGTCTGGCCCTGTCCGTGGTCAAGACCGCCTGGGAGGCCTCGCACCTCGGGCTGGAGATCGTCGACAAGGGCGCGGGACCCGTCCAGGCCCACCTGAGCGGCAACGCGACCTTCCTGCGGCTCCCGAAGATCCTGGAGTCCCTGGAGGCGCTGCCGCAGGACCGCCCGGTCGAGCTGGACCTGTCCGGGCTGCACCACCTGGACCACGCCTGCCGCACGGCCCTGGAGAACTGGGCCGAACGGCACAGCGCCGCCGGCACGGATCCGGTGAAGGTCACGGAGCCGGAGCGGGCGGGGGTGTAG
- a CDS encoding slipin family protein — MVQELLTAAAAVGSAGVLYVASAARVVKQYERGVVFRLGRLAGQARGPGFTMIVPFVDRLHKVNMQIITLPVPAQEGITRDNVTVRVDAVVYFKVVDAANALVRVEDYRFAVSQMAQTSLRSIIGKSDLDDLLSDREKLNQGLELMIDSPAVGWGVQIDRVEIKDVSLPDTMKRSMARQAEADRERRARVINADAELQASKVLAEAAREMSETPAALQLRLLQTVVAVAAEKNSTLVLPFPVELLRFLEKAQEHPVDHPVER; from the coding sequence ATGGTCCAGGAGCTTCTGACCGCGGCCGCCGCCGTCGGCAGCGCGGGCGTCCTGTACGTCGCCTCGGCAGCACGGGTCGTCAAGCAGTACGAACGCGGGGTGGTCTTCCGGCTCGGACGGCTCGCGGGGCAGGCGCGCGGTCCCGGGTTCACCATGATCGTGCCGTTCGTGGACCGGCTGCACAAGGTGAACATGCAGATCATCACGCTGCCCGTGCCCGCCCAGGAGGGCATCACCCGGGACAACGTCACCGTACGGGTGGACGCGGTCGTGTACTTCAAGGTGGTCGACGCGGCCAACGCGCTGGTCCGGGTCGAGGACTACCGGTTCGCCGTCTCGCAGATGGCCCAGACCTCGCTGCGCTCCATCATCGGCAAGAGCGACCTGGACGATCTGCTGTCCGACCGGGAGAAGCTGAACCAGGGTCTCGAGCTGATGATCGACAGCCCGGCGGTCGGCTGGGGCGTGCAGATCGACCGGGTCGAGATCAAGGACGTGTCCCTGCCGGACACCATGAAGCGCTCGATGGCCCGCCAGGCCGAGGCGGACCGGGAGCGACGTGCCCGGGTGATCAACGCGGACGCCGAGCTGCAGGCCTCGAAGGTGCTCGCGGAGGCGGCCCGGGAGATGTCCGAGACGCCCGCGGCGCTGCAACTGCGGTTGCTCCAGACGGTCGTGGCGGTGGCCGCCGAGAAGAACTCCACCCTGGTGCTGCCCTTCCCCGTGGAGCTGCTGCGGTTCCTGGAGAAGGCGCAGGAGCACCCGGTCGATCACCCGGTGGAGCGGTGA